A stretch of DNA from Halorubrum sp. BOL3-1:
CGCTCGCTCTGGGCTCCCTCCGGTCGCCCAATCGCTCGCGACTCCCTCGCGCGTGCTCCTCGCGGCCGCCTCCGGCGGCACGCTCGCAGGCACGCAGGGAGGCGCGATGCGCCTCTTACAGCCGGCGGCAGAGCCGCCGGCGACGCCACCGCACAGCGCGTTCCGGTTATAAGCGACCGTCACCGTCGCTCGTGACGTTCGAAAACGAAACCGCGCTCAGACGGAGAACTCGTAGAGGTCGTCGCCGACGTGGTGAACCGACTCGACGACCTTCCCGCTGTCACCGACCATCTCGTCGCCGTCGACCATCGCGCGGCCGACCGCGAGCACCTTCCCGTGGGTCTCTTCGGTGATCACGACGAGGTCGGCCTCGGGGATTCCCGGGTCGGCCTCGACGATGCCGGGACGCATCACGTCGGCGCCGTCGGAGACGAACGAGATGGCGCCCGCGTCGACCGTGACGACGCCCGTCTCCGGGTCGAAGTCGTTCGCCCCCCGGACGGTGAGGAACGGCTCGTCGTCGTCGACGTAGAAGACGGCGGGGTCGCCGTCGACTAAGACGAGCTCGTAGCCCGCGTCGACGAACTCCACGAACTCGAACGTCTCCCCGTCGATGTCGACCCCGAGGTGGTCTGCGACCGCCTCGCGGATCGCCGTGATCTCGTCGCTCCGGAGGTGGTGCCGTGATTTCACTTCCATGAGCGGTCCGTCGACCGCTCGGCCGATAAATGGACCGCTCCCCGGCGCCTCCGGGCTCGCTCCGCGCCTTCGCCCTCCGGACCGTCCTCCCTCGGTCTCACCCCGTTGGACCGATCAAAACGGCCTTAAACCACCTCTCCATATTCTCATGTATGCTTGGCCCACTGGCGATCGTAGCGATCACGACGATCGTGAACCCGCTCGCGATCGTGCTCGCGGCGGTCGCGACGCTGCTCATCGTCCTCGTCACCTCGGTGAAGGGGACGGGGTGGGAACCCACGACCGACATCTCCGAGAAGGTGCTCGAACGCCGCGCGTCCGCGGTTCCGGAGACGGAGTTCCCGGAACCGGGCAACCGCGCGGTCGGCGGCGGTGGCGGCGGCGGCGCGATACCGGCCGGGGCCGACGTCGAGGAGGGCGAACTCGAAGAGGGCGGAACCGTCAGCTCCGGTCCCGGCGACGTCCCCGAAGACGAGGTTGAGTACTTCGAGGTCGAGTTCGTCAAACAGGGCGAGACGGTCGAAATCTCGAACGACCAGCCCATCCTCGAACAGGGCGAAGACCAGGGTTGGGACATGCCGTACGCCTGTCGACAGGGCCAGTGCGTCTCCTGTGCCGGCCGGATTGCGGACGGACCATCCGAGGACTTCGTCGAACACGACGACCAGCAGATGCTCGAAGAAGCCGAGATCGACGACGGCTACACGCTCACCTGCGTCGCCTACCCGCGCGACTCCTTCAGCATCGAGACGGGTGAGGCGCCGTAGTCCCGCCGCGCTTCGCCGTCCCGCCTTGGGCCTCCACGTCGCTTTCGCCACGCTCCCTTTCCGCGCCGCGCTCGCTCGCGACACCCTTTTTCGCGTCTCGCTCCAACCGGTCGTATGTCAGTCACTACGGCGCTCGTCGCCGGCGGCGGGGGCGTCGCCGTCGCGC
This window harbors:
- a CDS encoding RNA-binding protein, whose translation is MEVKSRHHLRSDEITAIREAVADHLGVDIDGETFEFVEFVDAGYELVLVDGDPAVFYVDDDEPFLTVRGANDFDPETGVVTVDAGAISFVSDGADVMRPGIVEADPGIPEADLVVITEETHGKVLAVGRAMVDGDEMVGDSGKVVESVHHVGDDLYEFSV
- a CDS encoding 2Fe-2S iron-sulfur cluster-binding protein, with the protein product MLGPLAIVAITTIVNPLAIVLAAVATLLIVLVTSVKGTGWEPTTDISEKVLERRASAVPETEFPEPGNRAVGGGGGGGAIPAGADVEEGELEEGGTVSSGPGDVPEDEVEYFEVEFVKQGETVEISNDQPILEQGEDQGWDMPYACRQGQCVSCAGRIADGPSEDFVEHDDQQMLEEAEIDDGYTLTCVAYPRDSFSIETGEAP